TTCCCTACATCCCGTTTGCTAGAATCGCACGTTTCCTAATTCTCCTAGAAGGAACTCTTATGGAAGATCTAATGACCCGGCCCCAGCCTCTCGTCGCCCTCACAGAAGACGAGCAGATGTTCCGCGACAGCGTTCGCCAGTTCGCGCAGGATGCCATTGGCCCGAAGGTAAGGGAGATGGATGAGCACGGCAAGTTCGATCCCGAGATCGTGCAGCAATTTTTCCAGCTTGGATTGATGGGTATCGAGGTCCCCGAGCAGTACGGCGGGGGAGGTGGAACGTTCTTCGAGGCGATCCTTGCGGTTGAGGAACTCTCGCGGGTAGATCCTTCGGCGGGAGTCATCGTGGACGTGCAGAACACCCTGGTGAACAATGCGTTGCTGCGCTGGGGCACCGAGGAGCAGAAGAAGCGCTACTTGCCACGGATGGCAAGCGAGTGGTGTGGCGCCTACGCACTCAGTGAAGCGGGTTCGGGATCCGACGCTTTTGCGCTGACGACTCGCGCCGAACTGAAGGGCGATGAGTACGTTCTAAACGGTCAGAAGATGTGGATCACGAATGGCAAGGAAGCCAGCCTGTTCATCATGATCGCGACGGTCGATCCCTCGGCCGGATACAAGGGCATCACGGCGTTCATCGTGGAGAAGGATTTTCCAGGGTTCACGGTCGGAAAGAAGGAAGACAAGCTCGGAATCCGCGCTTCGAGCACGTGCGAATTGATTCTTGAGGACTGTCGCGTGCCAAAGGCAAATGTCCTTGGCGAAGTCGGCAAAGGCTACAAGATCGCGATTGAAACCCTCAATGAAGGACGCATCGGCATTGGCGCACAGATGCTCGGCCTTGCTGAAGGCGCCTGGCAGTACGCCATGAAATATGCCCAGGAGCGCAAGCAGTTCGGAAAGGCGATCGCCGAGTTCCAGGGAATCCAGTTCCAACTGGCGCAGATGGCAACCGAGATCGAGGCCGTGAAGATGATGGTCTACAACGCGGCGCGCATGAAGGATGCGAAGATGAACTTCGTGAAAGAAGCGGCTATGACCAAGCTGTTCGCTTCGCAGGTGGCCGAACGCGTCGCCTCGTTGTGCGTCGAAATCTACGGCGGATACGGCTTCACGAAGGATTATCCCGTGGAGAAATTCTTCCGTGACTCGAAGATCGGCAAGATCTACGAGGGAACCTCGAACATGCAGCTTGCGACCATCGCCAAGATGGTGGTGAAGTAAGAATCGAGCTGGCCCCGCGCAAGCCCCAAAAGGACTTGGGTGGGCACCTGGATATATGGTCAATATCACGAATCGACGTCAATTCGAGCGCCTTGAAATCACTGAGCGAGCCGTCGCTGTAAGTGAGCGAGGCGCTCGACTTGGTCCCGTCACGCAAGCAGGCGGTGGAGGCATGCTTGTGGTGGCAGCCGATGCGAACTCGCTTGGGCTGATGCCGGTGGGCAAACGGATGCGCGTGACGATTATCGAGCCTGACCTTGGGACATCGAACACCATGGATGTCGAAGTGATGTACCAGCGGCCGGACAATCATGTGGGCATGCAATTCGTGACCCTCCGCGAAGAGGACCTTTCGTAATCGCTCCCGAAATGGACCTAACGTAACCTATCAGTAACGGTTTTTGCCTTGCCTGTCTCCTAACTGTTTACTAGACTTCCGGCAATCGGCAGTCACGACGTTCGGGGGGGGATTCGTGACCCAGTCAGAGTCGGAAAGCACGGTTCTTCGCAATACGCACGACTTTTTTCTTCAGATACTCCGGACAAAACTGGGGCATGACATTCCCTTGCCCGCCTCACTGGATTACCCGGCGAATCGCCATGTGCTGGTGCGCTGGGTGAACGTGCTGGACCTGGCGATCACCGCGCCTATGATGCGCGACGCCCTGCGCGACACGACCTCTCCGAACATCACCTCCTCTCTGCTCCGCTATTACATCTCAAAGGAAGCACATTCGGAAACGGATCGCGACAAGACGGACTTTGTGGTGACGTCGCT
This is a stretch of genomic DNA from Terriglobia bacterium. It encodes these proteins:
- a CDS encoding acyl-CoA dehydrogenase codes for the protein MTRPQPLVALTEDEQMFRDSVRQFAQDAIGPKVREMDEHGKFDPEIVQQFFQLGLMGIEVPEQYGGGGGTFFEAILAVEELSRVDPSAGVIVDVQNTLVNNALLRWGTEEQKKRYLPRMASEWCGAYALSEAGSGSDAFALTTRAELKGDEYVLNGQKMWITNGKEASLFIMIATVDPSAGYKGITAFIVEKDFPGFTVGKKEDKLGIRASSTCELILEDCRVPKANVLGEVGKGYKIAIETLNEGRIGIGAQMLGLAEGAWQYAMKYAQERKQFGKAIAEFQGIQFQLAQMATEIEAVKMMVYNAARMKDAKMNFVKEAAMTKLFASQVAERVASLCVEIYGGYGFTKDYPVEKFFRDSKIGKIYEGTSNMQLATIAKMVVK
- a CDS encoding PilZ domain-containing protein translates to MVNITNRRQFERLEITERAVAVSERGARLGPVTQAGGGGMLVVAADANSLGLMPVGKRMRVTIIEPDLGTSNTMDVEVMYQRPDNHVGMQFVTLREEDLS